CCCCTTTGCTGAACTAATCATCAATGAGAAATTGTGCTGTAAACTGATCAGTGACGAGTACGTTTGCAAATTTACCATTTAACGCCCCGATAATGCCTTCAACCTTATTACGGCCTCCCGCTGCAAGAAGCGATGTCTCTTTTTCCTTAAGTTCATCGAGGTCGATACTAATCGTCCGTGAGTCAATCTCATCACAACAAATGTTTCCATTTATATCAAAAAAACGAGAGCAAATATCGGCAACAGCTTTTTTCTCATAAAGCTTGTTTAAATCGTCTTTTGTAAAATATCCTGCCTTTACGAGAGTCGAGTCTTCATTCGGATCACCGACTGTAAAAAGCGCAATGTTCGCCTTTTTTCCAAGCTCCAACACGCGACGAATATGACGGTCTTCGACAATTGCCTTTTTCACGACAAGATGGTCAACAACAGCTGGCAGTGGTAAAAAATGAGGGGGACTATGAAACGCATTGCCTAATAAGTGTAAAACCTCTGACGAGTATGTATTCGTTTCAGAATGACTCACACCGCCATTTAATTGAACGACTTCTACGCCATTCACTCGTTTCGCTTCTACGTTTTTGGCCACTTCATAAACGGTTGTTCCCCAAGTTACTCCGATAATATCTCCATCTTGAATGATGTTGTGTACATACTCGCCAGCTTTCTTTCCAATATATTCCTTAATAACCTCGTCATCAAACATCGGAACGTTCACAACGATGCATTCTTTTAGCCCGTATTTTTCTTTAATAAGCTCTGCACTTTTTTGTTCGCTCTCATAGGGATCGAATATTTGGATCTGAACAATCCCTTGTTCTTTCGCTTCTTGAAGGAGT
The Bacillus shivajii DNA segment above includes these coding regions:
- a CDS encoding sugar-binding transcriptional regulator; this encodes MDASKERISKIVKAAKLYYQLDYSQQQVAKELGVSRPSVSRLLQEAKEQGIVQIQIFDPYESEQKSAELIKEKYGLKECIVVNVPMFDDEVIKEYIGKKAGEYVHNIIQDGDIIGVTWGTTVYEVAKNVEAKRVNGVEVVQLNGGVSHSETNTYSSEVLHLLGNAFHSPPHFLPLPAVVDHLVVKKAIVEDRHIRRVLELGKKANIALFTVGDPNEDSTLVKAGYFTKDDLNKLYEKKAVADICSRFFDINGNICCDEIDSRTISIDLDELKEKETSLLAAGGRNKVEGIIGALNGKFANVLVTDQFTAQFLIDD